A single Blastococcus colisei DNA region contains:
- a CDS encoding ABC transporter ATP-binding protein, with translation MGGVSSTAAGEAVVGMTGVDVVRGENHLLRGVDWTVEAEHRWVVLGPNGAGKTTLLQLAAALMHPTRGEVRLLGETLGAVDVFELRPRIGLTSASLAQRIAPSEKTGDIVVSAGYAVVGRWREQYDVHDLTRAGILMEQWGVAQYAHRPFGTLSEGERKRTQIARALMPDPELLLLDEPGAGLDLGGREDLVARLSDLARYHYAPAQVLVTHHVEEIPPGYTHALLLRGGEVVAVGAADDVLTAEALSETFGLGLSLERRNGRFTARRAA, from the coding sequence ATGGGGGGCGTGTCGAGCACAGCCGCCGGCGAGGCGGTCGTCGGGATGACCGGGGTCGACGTCGTCCGGGGGGAGAACCACCTCCTGCGCGGCGTGGACTGGACCGTCGAGGCCGAGCACCGGTGGGTGGTCCTGGGGCCGAACGGGGCGGGGAAGACGACGCTCCTGCAGCTGGCCGCGGCGCTGATGCACCCCACCCGCGGGGAGGTCCGGCTGCTGGGGGAGACCCTCGGCGCCGTCGACGTCTTCGAGCTCCGCCCGCGCATCGGGCTGACCAGCGCCTCGCTCGCCCAGCGCATCGCGCCGTCGGAGAAGACCGGCGACATCGTGGTCTCCGCCGGCTACGCCGTGGTCGGCCGGTGGCGGGAGCAGTACGACGTCCACGACCTGACCCGCGCCGGGATCCTGATGGAGCAGTGGGGGGTGGCGCAGTACGCCCACCGGCCGTTCGGCACGCTGAGCGAGGGCGAGCGCAAGCGCACCCAGATCGCCCGGGCCCTCATGCCCGACCCCGAGCTGCTGCTGCTGGACGAGCCGGGTGCGGGGCTCGACCTCGGCGGCCGGGAGGACCTCGTCGCCCGGCTGTCCGATCTCGCGAGGTACCACTACGCGCCGGCCCAGGTGCTGGTCACCCACCACGTCGAGGAGATCCCGCCCGGGTACACCCACGCGTTGCTGCTGCGCGGGGGAGAGGTGGTCGCGGTCGGTGCCGCGGACGACGTCCTCACCGCCGAGGCGCTGTCGGAGACGTTCGGGCTCGGCCTGTCCCTCGAGCGCCGGAACGGTCGCTTCACCGCCCGCCGGGCAGCCTGA
- the glgX gene encoding glycogen debranching protein GlgX, whose translation MSGPGTDRTGADRGREVLPGSPAPLGAVWDGTGTNFALWSAGAQAVDLCLFDPDGTEHRHRLEETTHQVWHGRVPGVGPGQRYGYRVHGPYDPAAGLRHNPAKLLLDPYTRAVDGDLRLHPSLFGYPDDAVDGTARDDHDSAPHVPRGVVIHDFFPWDGDRPLRTPWSDTVIYEVHVKGATATHPDVPAHLRGTYAGLAHPAFVEHLQALGVSAVELLPVHHFVSEPHLLRRGLTNYWGYNTLGYFAPHAAYSSSGSGGGQVLEFKTMVKELHAAGIEVILDVVYNHTAEGDHTGPTLSFKGIDNAGYYRLDGGNRSRYTDYTGCGNTLDVRRPAVLALLMDSLRYWVTEMHVDGFRFDLASALARSMHDVDRLSAFFDVVHQDPVVSNVKLIAEPWDVGPGGYQVGNFPPPWTEWNAKYRDTVRDVWSGAHVGVRDLAYRLTGSSDLYRSDGRRPFASINFVTAHDGFPMRDLVTYERKLNEANGEDNRDGESHNRGWNCGVEGETSDPEVQTLRARQVRNLLTTLLVSTGVPMLTAGDELGRTQQGNNNAYCQDNEVSWIDWVDVDEDLRAFVARLVRLRRSAPVLRQEAFFEGYEIPGTGGTRDLAWFAPDGGQLSTQDWFDTGLQTLGMYLDGRGIRHRDEHGRPVVDDSYLVQLHAGPEPVTVQLPGPPWADGYELVLSTEYPTGASPEWTVVPPGAAELPARCVWLLRVLRRP comes from the coding sequence ATGAGCGGACCAGGGACCGACCGCACCGGCGCCGATCGGGGCCGCGAGGTGCTGCCGGGCAGCCCGGCGCCCCTCGGCGCGGTCTGGGACGGCACCGGGACCAACTTCGCGCTGTGGTCGGCGGGCGCCCAGGCCGTCGACCTCTGCCTCTTCGACCCCGACGGCACCGAGCACCGCCACCGCCTCGAGGAGACGACCCACCAGGTGTGGCACGGCCGGGTACCCGGCGTGGGCCCTGGGCAGCGCTACGGCTACCGCGTCCACGGCCCGTACGACCCCGCGGCAGGGCTGCGGCACAACCCGGCCAAGCTCCTGCTCGATCCCTACACCCGCGCCGTCGACGGCGACCTGCGGCTGCACCCGTCGCTGTTCGGTTACCCGGACGACGCCGTCGACGGCACCGCCCGTGACGACCATGACTCCGCCCCCCACGTGCCGCGCGGCGTCGTCATCCACGACTTCTTCCCGTGGGACGGCGACCGTCCGCTGCGCACCCCGTGGTCGGACACCGTCATCTACGAGGTGCACGTCAAGGGCGCCACGGCGACCCACCCCGACGTCCCCGCGCATCTCCGCGGCACCTACGCGGGCCTGGCCCACCCGGCGTTCGTCGAGCACCTGCAGGCGCTGGGGGTGTCGGCCGTCGAGCTCCTGCCGGTGCACCACTTCGTCAGCGAGCCGCACCTGTTGCGCCGCGGCCTGACCAACTACTGGGGCTACAACACGCTCGGCTACTTCGCGCCGCACGCGGCGTACAGCTCTTCGGGCAGCGGCGGCGGGCAGGTACTGGAGTTCAAGACGATGGTCAAGGAGCTGCACGCCGCCGGCATCGAGGTGATCCTCGACGTCGTCTACAACCACACCGCCGAAGGCGACCACACCGGCCCGACGCTGTCGTTCAAGGGCATCGACAACGCCGGCTACTACCGGCTCGACGGCGGGAACCGGTCGCGGTACACCGACTACACCGGCTGCGGGAACACCCTCGACGTGCGCCGTCCCGCCGTCCTGGCGCTGCTCATGGACTCGCTGCGCTACTGGGTGACGGAGATGCACGTCGACGGCTTCCGGTTCGACCTTGCCTCGGCGCTGGCCCGCTCGATGCACGACGTCGACCGGCTGTCGGCCTTCTTCGACGTCGTCCACCAGGACCCGGTGGTCAGCAACGTCAAGCTGATCGCCGAGCCGTGGGACGTCGGCCCCGGCGGCTACCAGGTGGGCAACTTCCCACCGCCGTGGACGGAGTGGAACGCGAAGTACCGCGACACCGTGCGCGACGTCTGGTCCGGCGCGCACGTCGGCGTCCGCGACCTCGCCTACCGGCTGACCGGGTCCTCTGACCTCTACCGCTCCGACGGCCGGCGCCCGTTCGCCTCCATCAACTTCGTCACCGCCCACGACGGCTTTCCGATGCGCGACCTGGTCACCTACGAGCGCAAGCTCAACGAGGCCAACGGCGAGGACAACCGGGACGGGGAGAGCCACAACCGCGGCTGGAACTGCGGCGTGGAGGGCGAGACCTCCGACCCGGAGGTGCAGACGCTGCGGGCGCGGCAGGTGCGCAACCTGCTGACGACGCTGCTCGTCTCGACCGGTGTGCCGATGCTCACCGCCGGCGACGAGCTCGGCCGCACCCAGCAGGGCAACAACAACGCGTACTGCCAGGACAACGAGGTCTCCTGGATCGACTGGGTGGACGTCGACGAGGACCTGCGTGCCTTCGTCGCACGCCTCGTCCGGCTCCGGCGCTCTGCACCGGTACTGCGGCAGGAGGCGTTCTTCGAGGGGTACGAGATCCCCGGCACCGGCGGCACCCGCGACCTGGCCTGGTTCGCGCCCGACGGCGGTCAGCTGTCGACGCAGGACTGGTTCGACACCGGTCTGCAGACCCTCGGCATGTACCTCGACGGCCGCGGCATCCGGCACCGCGACGAGCACGGCCGGCCGGTGGTGGACGACTCCTACCTGGTGCAGCTGCACGCCGGACCCGAACCGGTGACCGTGCAGCTGCCCGGACCACCGTGGGCGGACGGCTACGAGCTGGTCCTCTCCACCGAGTACCCGACCGGCGCCTCGCCGGAGTGGACCGTCGTCCCGCCCGGCGCCGCCGAGCTTCCCGCCCGCTGCGTCTGGCTGCTGCGAGTGCTCCGCCGCCCCTGA
- a CDS encoding FHA domain-containing protein, with translation MPDRCEVLPGDSVVARRGGGLLWVDAPGSPALVAALHACLGVSGPGADRVLAAVAGQVGSLAHGAASFALVIADTTGGTGTGVALWSGKGQPAVDGVPVSGSAVEGGTLASGFQLGQTLYVGPGQAAPQMPPGVAFDLVEGTVPGSGAMLQLAAAAPSSSSAVPASAPSSFTAGSDAGFSSGASRASAAPDSGEQTAFWRPDKAAAPVLRFDDGMVVTVDEDIVLGRRPDNHEMVTSGGARPVPIADTQNVLSSAHAALQRSGSEVALVDLGSLNGTHVAGPEATEWTQLEPGVAHPLSDGDRLLLGWTVITFEQPQD, from the coding sequence ATGCCTGACCGCTGTGAAGTGCTCCCCGGAGATTCTGTCGTCGCCCGCCGCGGCGGCGGACTGCTGTGGGTCGACGCTCCAGGCTCGCCCGCTCTCGTCGCCGCCCTGCACGCCTGCCTCGGCGTCTCGGGTCCCGGTGCCGACCGCGTGCTCGCCGCCGTTGCCGGCCAGGTGGGCTCGCTCGCCCACGGTGCCGCGTCCTTCGCCCTCGTGATCGCCGACACGACGGGGGGCACCGGCACCGGTGTCGCCCTCTGGTCGGGGAAGGGGCAGCCGGCCGTCGACGGCGTGCCGGTGTCCGGTTCCGCGGTGGAGGGGGGCACCCTCGCCTCCGGCTTCCAGCTCGGCCAGACCCTCTACGTCGGCCCGGGCCAGGCCGCGCCGCAGATGCCGCCGGGGGTCGCCTTCGACCTCGTCGAGGGCACCGTTCCCGGTTCGGGCGCGATGCTGCAGCTGGCCGCCGCGGCACCCTCGTCGTCCTCGGCCGTGCCGGCGTCCGCCCCGTCGTCGTTCACCGCCGGATCCGACGCCGGTTTCAGCTCGGGTGCCAGCCGGGCGAGCGCTGCGCCGGACTCCGGCGAGCAGACGGCCTTCTGGCGCCCGGACAAGGCAGCCGCGCCGGTGCTCCGCTTCGACGATGGCATGGTCGTCACCGTCGACGAGGACATCGTGCTGGGGCGCCGTCCCGACAACCACGAGATGGTCACCAGCGGTGGCGCACGGCCGGTGCCGATCGCCGACACCCAGAACGTGCTGTCCTCCGCGCACGCCGCGCTGCAGCGCTCCGGCAGCGAGGTGGCGCTGGTCGACCTCGGGTCGCTCAACGGCACCCACGTCGCCGGCCCGGAGGCGACCGAGTGGACCCAGCTCGAGCCGGGGGTGGCCCACCCGCTGTCCGACGGCGACCGGCTCCTGCTCGGCTGGACGGTCATCACCTTCGAGCAGCCCCAGGACTGA
- the glgP gene encoding alpha-glucan family phosphorylase yields MRALRRFTVRAALPDPLTPLSQLVMNLRWSWHPETRDLFETLDPGLWQSCGGDPVRALGEVSAERLGQLAKDRRFLRRLQDAVDDLEEYLTTPRWYQSLGQEAPASIAYFSAEFGITEVLPQYSGGLGILAGDHLKAASDLGVPLIGVGLLYRAGYFTQGLSADGWQLEHYPSLDPHGLPVKLLREPDGSAAVITVPLPEGRTLYAHVWRAQVGRVSLLLLDSDIEENAPAERLVTDRLYGGDEDHRLRQEMLLGIGGVRAVRAYCGLTGTPLPEVFHANEGHAGFQGIERIRELTEAHGLSFPEALQAVRAGTVFTTHTPVPAGIDRFPKALIERYFAGFGVPMHELLVLGAEEDPTKFNMAHMGLRLGQRANGVSELHGHVSRGMFSDLWPGFDERDVPIGSITNGVHAPTWTARELVEMGTQTTSQGDPVEVDGPVHFDGVDTIAAGDLWAVRRTLRSRLVDEVRRRIRETALSRGATEAEVGWTDTAFDPDVLTIGFARRVPSYKRLTLMLRDPARLKALLLDPERPIQLIIAGKSHPADDGGKKLIQQMVEFADDPEIRHRIAFLPGYDIGMARYLYWGCDVWLNNPLRPLEACGTSGMKAALNGGLNLSIRDGWWDEWFDGQNGWAIPTADGVSDADRRDEVEARAIYDLLDNQVLPRFYERDANGVPGRWVEMVRHTLRETGPKVLATRMVRDYVQALYVPAAGSARAMAGDGYAPAREEAAWRGHLLSHWHDVRVAHVEATGAGDTPEIGTTLALRAEVELPGLAPGDVQVQAAYGRVDDADGLHDVTSVPMAHEHTDGSRHWFTATVPLERTGAFGYTVRVLPHSERMADPAELGVVSSA; encoded by the coding sequence GTGCGTGCTCTTCGTCGGTTCACCGTCCGTGCGGCGCTGCCCGACCCCCTGACTCCCCTGTCCCAGCTCGTGATGAACCTCCGGTGGTCCTGGCACCCGGAGACGCGCGACCTGTTCGAGACCCTCGACCCCGGGCTCTGGCAGAGCTGTGGCGGTGACCCGGTCCGGGCGCTCGGGGAGGTGTCGGCCGAGCGTCTCGGTCAGCTGGCCAAGGACCGCCGGTTCCTCCGGCGGCTCCAGGACGCGGTCGACGACCTGGAGGAGTACCTGACGACGCCGCGCTGGTACCAGTCCCTCGGGCAGGAGGCGCCGGCGAGCATCGCCTACTTCTCGGCGGAGTTCGGCATCACCGAGGTTCTCCCGCAGTACTCCGGCGGGCTCGGCATCCTGGCCGGCGACCATCTCAAGGCCGCCTCGGACCTCGGCGTGCCGCTGATCGGCGTCGGGTTGCTCTACCGGGCCGGGTACTTCACGCAGGGCCTGTCGGCCGACGGCTGGCAGCTCGAGCACTACCCCTCCCTGGACCCGCACGGCCTCCCGGTGAAGCTGCTGCGCGAGCCCGACGGGTCGGCAGCGGTCATCACGGTGCCGCTCCCGGAGGGGCGCACCCTGTACGCCCACGTCTGGCGGGCGCAGGTCGGCCGGGTGTCGCTGCTGCTGCTCGACAGCGACATCGAGGAGAACGCGCCGGCCGAGCGGCTGGTCACCGACCGGCTCTACGGCGGCGACGAGGACCACCGGCTCCGCCAGGAGATGCTGCTGGGGATCGGTGGCGTCCGTGCCGTGCGCGCCTACTGCGGCCTCACCGGGACGCCGCTGCCGGAGGTCTTCCACGCGAACGAGGGGCATGCCGGCTTCCAGGGCATCGAGCGGATCCGCGAGCTGACCGAGGCCCACGGCCTGTCGTTCCCCGAGGCGCTGCAGGCGGTGCGGGCCGGCACGGTCTTCACCACGCACACCCCGGTCCCGGCCGGCATCGACCGCTTCCCGAAGGCGCTCATCGAGCGCTACTTCGCCGGCTTCGGCGTGCCGATGCACGAGCTCCTCGTGCTCGGGGCCGAGGAGGACCCGACGAAGTTCAACATGGCGCACATGGGCCTGCGGCTGGGGCAGCGGGCCAACGGCGTCAGCGAGCTGCACGGCCACGTCAGCCGCGGCATGTTCAGCGACCTGTGGCCGGGCTTCGACGAGCGCGACGTGCCGATCGGCTCGATCACCAACGGCGTGCACGCCCCCACCTGGACCGCCCGTGAGCTGGTCGAGATGGGCACGCAGACGACCAGCCAGGGCGACCCGGTCGAGGTCGACGGGCCCGTCCACTTCGACGGCGTGGACACCATCGCGGCCGGTGACCTCTGGGCCGTGCGCCGGACCCTGCGCTCCCGGCTGGTCGACGAGGTGCGCCGCCGGATCCGCGAGACCGCCTTGTCCCGCGGCGCCACGGAGGCCGAGGTGGGCTGGACCGACACCGCCTTCGATCCCGACGTCCTGACGATCGGCTTCGCCCGCCGGGTGCCCTCCTACAAGCGGCTGACCCTGATGCTGCGCGACCCCGCGCGGCTCAAGGCGCTGCTGCTGGACCCGGAACGGCCGATCCAGCTGATCATCGCGGGCAAGAGCCACCCGGCCGACGACGGCGGCAAGAAGCTGATCCAGCAGATGGTGGAGTTCGCCGACGACCCCGAGATCCGCCACCGCATCGCCTTCCTCCCCGGCTACGACATCGGCATGGCGCGCTACCTCTACTGGGGCTGCGACGTCTGGCTGAACAACCCGCTGCGGCCGCTGGAGGCGTGCGGAACGTCGGGCATGAAGGCCGCGCTGAACGGCGGGTTGAACCTCTCCATCCGCGACGGCTGGTGGGACGAGTGGTTCGACGGCCAGAACGGCTGGGCGATCCCGACGGCCGACGGCGTCAGCGACGCCGACCGGCGCGACGAGGTCGAGGCGCGGGCGATCTACGACCTGCTCGACAACCAGGTCCTGCCGCGGTTCTACGAGCGCGACGCCAACGGCGTCCCCGGCCGCTGGGTGGAGATGGTGCGGCACACGCTGCGCGAGACCGGGCCGAAGGTCCTGGCCACCCGCATGGTGCGCGACTACGTGCAGGCGCTCTACGTGCCGGCCGCCGGCTCCGCTCGCGCGATGGCAGGTGACGGATACGCGCCGGCCCGCGAGGAGGCCGCGTGGCGCGGTCACCTGTTGTCCCACTGGCACGACGTCCGCGTGGCGCACGTCGAGGCGACGGGGGCGGGGGACACCCCCGAGATCGGCACGACCCTGGCCCTGCGGGCCGAGGTGGAGCTGCCGGGGCTCGCGCCCGGGGACGTCCAGGTGCAGGCGGCCTACGGCCGGGTGGACGACGCCGACGGCCTGCACGACGTGACCAGCGTGCCCATGGCGCACGAGCACACCGACGGCTCGCGGCACTGGTTCACCGCGACCGTCCCGCTGGAGCGGACGGGCGCCTTCGGTTACACCGTTCGCGTGCTGCCGCACTCCGAGCGCATGGCCGATCCCGCCGAGCTCGGTGTGGTGAGCAGCGCATGA